One window of the Candidatus Melainabacteria bacterium genome contains the following:
- a CDS encoding transposase, producing MKKSRFTEEQIIAILKESEAGIGNSELCRKHGISEQTFYKWRSKYGGMQVSEVKKMKSLEEENATLKRLLG from the coding sequence ATGAAGAAAAGCCGATTCACAGAAGAGCAGATCATAGCCATTCTCAAGGAATCCGAGGCCGGGATTGGGAATTCCGAGCTCTGCAGGAAGCACGGGATCTCGGAGCAAACGTTTTACAAGTGGCGCTCGAAATATGGTGGCATGCAGGTCAGTGAAGTCAAAAAGATGAAATCACTGGAAGAAGAAAATGCCACCTTGAAGCGTTTGCTTGG